One genomic segment of Aquipluma nitroreducens includes these proteins:
- the rpsR gene encoding 30S ribosomal protein S18 produces MSANSSEIRYLTPPSVEIKKKKYCRFKKNKIKFIDYKDGEFLKKFLNEQGKILPRRITGTSLKYQRKVAKAVKRARHIALLPYVTDMMK; encoded by the coding sequence ATGTCAGCAAATTCAAGTGAAATCAGATATTTGACCCCACCATCGGTTGAAATCAAAAAGAAAAAGTATTGCCGCTTTAAAAAGAACAAAATCAAATTCATTGACTACAAAGACGGTGAATTTTTGAAAAAATTCTTAAACGAGCAAGGTAAAATTTTACCTCGTCGTATTACCGGAACCTCTTTGAAGTATCAACGCAAAGTGGCCAAAGCAGTTAAAAGAGCACGTCATATCGCGTTACTGCCATATGTTACTGATATGATGAAATAA
- the rplI gene encoding 50S ribosomal protein L9: MEIILLQDVARLGSKDDVITVKDGFGRNFLIPQKLAVIATGSAKKVLAENIKQRAHKEAKLKDLALSIAEKLKTVQLVIGAKTSSTGKIFGSVNTIMLAEAINAKGFEIDRKQIMISDDSVKEVGNYTAKIKLHKEVIVELGFEVVSE, encoded by the coding sequence ATGGAAATTATATTATTACAGGACGTCGCACGACTAGGGTCGAAAGATGATGTTATTACTGTTAAAGACGGATTTGGCCGCAACTTTTTGATTCCTCAGAAACTGGCTGTAATCGCCACCGGATCAGCAAAAAAAGTTTTGGCTGAAAATATTAAACAAAGAGCTCACAAAGAAGCAAAATTAAAAGATCTTGCTTTAAGTATTGCGGAGAAACTCAAGACTGTTCAACTGGTTATTGGTGCAAAAACTAGCTCAACCGGAAAGATTTTCGGTTCGGTTAATACCATCATGTTAGCTGAAGCTATCAATGCCAAAGGATTTGAAATCGACCGCAAACAGATTATGATTTCAGACGACAGTGTTAAAGAAGTTGGAAACTATACTGCCAAAATCAAATTACACAAAGAAGTAATCGTTGAATTAGGCTTCGAAGTAGTTTCAGAATAA
- a CDS encoding DUF3124 domain-containing protein yields the protein MKPLFFLSLILAILTSCSQNKAPETKHHSDFHFAEVNKSTFERTELVYIPIYSDIYYIDSKHTFSLTATLSIRNTSFKDSIYLFSIDYYNSTGEKVRRYNESTLLVKPMESVDFVVENKDDTGGVGASFVVEWGAAKSEAQRPYFQGVMIGTTGQQGISFTTEGVVIQK from the coding sequence ATGAAGCCACTTTTTTTTCTCAGTTTAATTCTGGCCATCTTGACTTCATGTTCTCAAAATAAGGCTCCGGAAACCAAACATCATTCAGATTTTCATTTTGCCGAAGTTAATAAATCCACTTTCGAGCGAACAGAATTGGTTTACATCCCGATTTACAGCGATATTTATTACATCGATTCTAAACATACATTTTCGCTTACGGCAACATTAAGTATTCGGAATACTTCTTTTAAGGATTCCATCTATCTTTTTTCGATTGATTATTACAATTCGACGGGGGAAAAGGTGCGCCGTTACAACGAATCTACTCTACTAGTCAAACCTATGGAGTCAGTTGATTTTGTTGTTGAAAATAAGGATGATACCGGTGGAGTCGGAGCCAGTTTTGTGGTAGAGTGGGGGGCAGCGAAATCAGAAGCTCAAAGACCCTATTTTCAAGGTGTAATGATTGGAACAACGGGGCAGCAGGGTATATCGTTTACGACCGAAGGAGTTGTTATTCAGAAGTAA
- the odhB gene encoding 2-oxoglutarate dehydrogenase complex dihydrolipoyllysine-residue succinyltransferase, with the protein MLIEIKVPTPGESITEVELGKWLVADGDLVEKDQEVAEIESDKATLTLSATESGQIKIQIQEGERVAVGAIACTIDTSFVVERKPEKEPIASELFVKPQEAVVSEPEKKSVAKAAVKPEDSNVKVTPVAREMMEENNLSMDEVLSGLHRISKGDIEAVLALPKIDKLTSTSSVSGVPFAEPVEAKAFSREEKREKMTSLRRKLSERLVAVKNETAMLTTFNEIDMSRVMEMRTKLQDKFVGKYGLKLGFMSIFSKAVAEAMQFHPTINAQIDGEEIISPEFVDIGIAVQTPKGLMVPIIRNTESKTIAEIEIELKVLAEKARTKKITVEELTGGTFTITNGGTFGSLMSTPIINPPQSAILGMHNIVDRPIAVNGQVVIRPMMYVALSYDHRIIDGKDSVGFLVKIKELIENPERLLTSGRNPEEILLGL; encoded by the coding sequence ATGTTAATCGAAATCAAAGTGCCAACACCAGGTGAATCAATTACTGAAGTTGAACTCGGGAAATGGCTGGTTGCTGACGGTGATCTTGTTGAAAAGGATCAGGAGGTAGCTGAAATAGAATCGGACAAAGCCACATTGACTTTGTCAGCAACAGAAAGTGGACAAATTAAAATACAAATTCAGGAAGGAGAGCGAGTTGCTGTTGGCGCAATTGCCTGCACTATCGATACCAGTTTTGTTGTGGAACGAAAGCCGGAGAAGGAACCCATTGCTTCCGAACTTTTTGTGAAGCCTCAAGAAGCTGTAGTTTCAGAACCTGAAAAGAAAAGTGTAGCGAAAGCAGCTGTTAAACCTGAGGATTCAAACGTAAAGGTTACTCCGGTAGCCCGTGAAATGATGGAGGAAAACAATCTCTCGATGGACGAAGTTTTGAGCGGATTGCACCGGATTTCGAAAGGCGACATTGAAGCTGTGTTGGCACTTCCGAAGATTGACAAGCTCACTTCGACAAGCTCAGTGAGCGGTGTTCCGTTCGCTGAGCCTGTCGAAGCGAAAGCATTTTCACGCGAGGAAAAACGAGAGAAAATGACTTCTTTGCGACGCAAGTTGAGTGAACGTTTGGTGGCGGTAAAGAACGAAACGGCCATGCTCACCACTTTTAATGAAATTGACATGAGCAGGGTGATGGAGATGCGCACAAAACTTCAGGATAAGTTTGTCGGGAAATATGGCTTGAAACTGGGTTTTATGTCCATTTTTAGTAAAGCAGTGGCTGAGGCTATGCAATTTCATCCAACAATTAATGCTCAAATCGATGGCGAAGAAATTATTTCTCCTGAATTTGTGGATATCGGAATTGCAGTGCAAACGCCAAAAGGCCTGATGGTTCCGATTATCCGGAATACAGAAAGTAAAACAATAGCTGAAATAGAAATTGAATTAAAAGTGCTGGCCGAAAAAGCCCGAACTAAAAAGATAACCGTTGAGGAACTTACGGGTGGAACATTTACAATTACCAATGGTGGAACTTTTGGTTCATTGATGTCGACGCCAATTATTAATCCACCTCAGTCGGCTATTTTAGGGATGCACAACATTGTTGATCGTCCAATTGCTGTGAACGGACAAGTTGTGATCCGTCCGATGATGTACGTGGCTCTATCGTACGATCACCGCATCATCGACGGGAAAGATTCCGTGGGTTTCCTGGTGAAAATAAAAGAACTGATTGAGAATCCGGAACGATTGCTCACCAGTGGGCGGAATCCGGAGGAAATCTTGTTGGGTTTGTAA
- a CDS encoding 2-oxoglutarate dehydrogenase E1 component, with protein sequence MDKFSQVGNQEIAAIEEMYSSYLVDPESVDSSWKNFFAGFEFARKNFADNKVLAHDEKIDKEFAILNLIHGYRQRGHLFTKTNPVRSRRKYSPTLDIENFGLLKSDLDTVFQAGNSIGIGPATLRAIIEHLEATYCESIGVEYVFMRDPALIDWLKSKMESTRNSENFTPEKRNHIYYHLKLAVGFENFIHKKFVGQKRFSLEGGEALIPALDAVIEHGSDLGIQDFVVGMSHRGRLNVLANILKKPYEHIFKEFVGKEYEQDISLGDVKYHLGYENDVETDSGKKVHLSLMPNPSHLETVGALVQGMSRSRIDIKYEGNFEKVAPIVIHGDAAIATQGIVYEVIQMSQLDGYKTGGTIHLVINNQVGFTTNYLDARSSTYCTDVAKVTRSPVFHVNGDDVEAIIFTVKLAMEFRQKYHSDVFIDILCYRKYGHNEGDEPRFTQPLLYKAIEKHQNPRDIYAEKLAAHGVMSLDETSKLNHEFDQYLEAKYQESEKIDKVKVRQFLNSEYRAFDNPAKKNLLKSVKTGVAKSELFRIAERINSLPADKKFFKKIDRIVEDRRMMMMDNRMDWAMAELLAYGTLLEEGFPVRLSGQDSERGTFAHRHASFVVEDTDEKYFPLKNISDKQAEFHVFNSLLSEYGVLGFEYGYSLANPHGLTIWEAQFGDFANVAQVIFDQYISSAYEKWGMMNSLVLYLPHGYEGQGPEHSSGRIERFLNLTADNNMQVVVPTTPTNMFHLLRRHLHWNVRIPLVIFTPKSLLRHPMVTSSVDELAEGSFHEIIEDTVHHPEVIQKLVFTYGKLYYDLHKRMAEEGVTNMAIVRVEQLFPLPIDQIKSIIAKYPKLENVYWVQDEPSNMGAWSHIQRFLPDVPFTLISRSASASPAGGLMFQHNTRLKKIMDTVFEEKVLA encoded by the coding sequence ATGGATAAATTTTCACAAGTGGGAAATCAGGAAATCGCCGCCATCGAAGAAATGTATTCTTCGTATCTTGTTGATCCTGAATCTGTAGATTCAAGCTGGAAAAATTTCTTTGCAGGGTTCGAATTTGCCCGTAAAAATTTTGCTGATAACAAAGTTTTAGCACACGACGAAAAGATTGATAAGGAATTTGCAATTCTTAACCTTATTCATGGTTATCGTCAACGTGGTCATTTATTTACCAAGACCAATCCTGTTAGGTCTCGCAGAAAGTACTCCCCAACACTGGACATCGAAAACTTTGGGTTACTGAAATCTGATCTGGATACTGTTTTTCAGGCAGGGAATAGTATTGGCATCGGCCCGGCAACCCTTCGTGCGATTATAGAACATCTTGAAGCGACCTATTGTGAGTCGATAGGCGTTGAATATGTTTTTATGCGCGATCCGGCATTGATTGATTGGCTGAAATCTAAAATGGAATCGACCCGAAATTCGGAAAATTTCACTCCTGAAAAACGAAATCATATATACTATCACCTGAAACTAGCGGTTGGATTCGAGAATTTCATTCATAAAAAATTTGTTGGGCAAAAGCGGTTCTCACTTGAAGGTGGTGAAGCGCTGATTCCGGCTCTTGATGCCGTTATTGAGCATGGTTCGGACCTTGGTATTCAGGATTTTGTAGTTGGAATGTCGCATCGTGGTCGTTTAAATGTTCTGGCAAATATCCTAAAAAAGCCTTACGAGCATATTTTTAAAGAGTTTGTAGGTAAGGAATATGAGCAGGATATTTCGCTTGGCGATGTCAAATACCATTTGGGGTACGAGAATGATGTGGAAACCGATTCTGGAAAGAAAGTTCATCTGAGCCTGATGCCCAATCCATCCCATCTTGAAACAGTGGGAGCTTTGGTTCAGGGAATGTCCCGCTCTCGAATTGACATCAAATACGAAGGCAATTTCGAAAAAGTAGCTCCAATTGTCATTCATGGCGATGCTGCAATTGCTACACAGGGTATTGTTTACGAAGTGATTCAGATGTCGCAGTTGGATGGTTACAAAACCGGTGGAACCATTCATTTGGTGATTAATAATCAGGTTGGATTTACAACCAATTATTTGGATGCCCGATCGAGTACCTACTGTACCGACGTAGCCAAAGTGACCCGTTCGCCTGTATTTCATGTGAATGGCGATGATGTGGAGGCCATCATTTTTACCGTCAAACTGGCGATGGAATTCCGGCAAAAATATCATTCAGATGTATTTATTGATATTTTGTGTTATCGTAAATACGGGCACAATGAAGGCGATGAGCCTCGTTTTACTCAGCCGCTATTGTATAAAGCGATCGAAAAACATCAGAACCCTCGTGATATTTATGCCGAAAAACTAGCTGCACATGGAGTGATGTCTCTTGATGAAACTTCGAAGCTAAATCATGAATTTGATCAATATTTGGAAGCAAAATATCAGGAGTCTGAAAAAATAGATAAGGTTAAAGTTCGCCAGTTTCTGAATAGTGAGTATCGGGCTTTTGATAATCCGGCTAAAAAGAATTTGCTGAAATCAGTAAAAACGGGCGTTGCAAAAAGTGAATTGTTTCGCATTGCCGAAAGAATAAATTCACTTCCGGCGGATAAAAAATTCTTTAAAAAGATTGACCGGATTGTGGAAGACCGCCGCATGATGATGATGGATAACCGCATGGATTGGGCGATGGCCGAGTTGCTTGCATACGGAACTTTGCTCGAAGAGGGCTTTCCTGTTAGGCTGAGTGGTCAGGATTCGGAACGTGGAACTTTTGCACACCGGCATGCTTCGTTTGTTGTTGAAGATACCGATGAAAAGTATTTCCCATTGAAGAATATTAGCGATAAACAGGCTGAATTCCATGTTTTTAATTCGTTATTGTCAGAGTATGGTGTCCTCGGATTCGAATATGGTTACTCGCTTGCCAATCCTCATGGTTTGACCATTTGGGAAGCTCAGTTCGGCGATTTTGCCAATGTTGCTCAGGTTATTTTCGACCAGTATATCTCCTCGGCATACGAGAAATGGGGAATGATGAATAGCCTGGTTTTGTATCTTCCTCATGGCTACGAAGGTCAGGGTCCGGAACATTCAAGCGGACGTATTGAACGATTTTTAAATTTGACGGCCGATAACAATATGCAGGTTGTTGTTCCAACGACTCCGACCAATATGTTCCATTTGCTTCGTCGCCATTTGCATTGGAATGTTCGTATTCCTCTCGTCATTTTCACGCCTAAGAGTCTGCTGCGACATCCAATGGTAACTTCGTCGGTTGATGAATTGGCTGAAGGTTCATTCCACGAAATCATTGAAGACACAGTGCATCATCCCGAAGTAATTCAGAAACTTGTTTTTACCTACGGAAAATTGTATTACGATTTGCACAAACGTATGGCTGAAGAAGGGGTTACAAATATGGCCATCGTCAGGGTAGAGCAATTATTTCCGCTACCGATTGACCAGATTAAATCTATCATTGCCAAATATCCGAAGCTTGAAAACGTTTACTGGGTGCAGGACGAACCGTCGAATATGGGCGCATGGTCTCACATTCAGCGTTTTTTGCCAGATGTGCCTTTTACACTAATCTCACGTTCGGCAAGTGCAAGTCCGGCCGGTGGTTTAATGTTTCAGCACAATACCCGGTTAAAGAAAATAATGGATACCGTTTTCGAAGAAAAAGTTTTAGCTTAG
- a CDS encoding QcrA and Rieske domain-containing protein, which produces MDRKEFFSKALISGSLLFLAPALLNSCSKSSDPQPTDPSGGTNTGGTTTIDLTSNDFAALKTVGGFAYSGNIIIIRTGTSAYVAMSSVCTHQSCTVAYSSTDDKIKCPCHGSIYSISGTVLQGPAPNSLKTYTVKIDGTNLKIS; this is translated from the coding sequence ATGGACAGAAAAGAATTTTTCAGCAAAGCGTTAATCAGCGGAAGTTTATTGTTTTTGGCGCCCGCATTACTGAATTCATGCAGCAAATCGAGTGATCCACAGCCTACTGATCCTAGCGGAGGAACCAATACTGGAGGAACTACAACTATCGATTTAACGTCGAACGACTTTGCCGCATTAAAAACAGTTGGGGGGTTTGCATACAGCGGCAACATCATCATTATTCGGACAGGCACATCAGCGTATGTTGCCATGTCGAGTGTCTGTACCCATCAAAGCTGTACAGTAGCCTACAGTAGCACTGATGATAAAATTAAATGTCCATGCCATGGCTCCATTTACAGTATTAGCGGAACGGTTTTGCAGGGCCCAGCTCCAAATTCTTTGAAAACATACACCGTAAAAATTGATGGAACTAACCTGAAAATTAGTTAA
- a CDS encoding alpha/beta hydrolase gives MKKFLITTSILIIVLLITYLSGPQFPKPELNRNLPSIQLQTNEVESYVRNKESGKKIKPDNESRIIWANNSLKNKTSYCLLYLHGFSASWYEGNPAHIDFAHRYGMNLYLPRLASHGIDTTEALIDMTPDRLYESAKEALVVAQSLGEKVILMSTSTGGTLSLKLASEFPDLISGLILYSPNVAINNGAAFLLSKPWGLQIARKVYHGNYRITNSDFASEDCRYWNCKYRLEAVVYLQQLVESTMSKENFRKVKTPVFLGYYYKDEGNQDQVVKVDAMLKMYDELGTPENQKRKVAFPEAGNHPIACKLFSKSWQDVEKASFQFAEEKLGLTAIK, from the coding sequence ATGAAAAAGTTTCTGATAACTACAAGCATTTTAATTATTGTCCTTTTAATTACCTATCTATCAGGACCCCAATTCCCGAAACCAGAATTAAACCGAAACCTCCCTTCCATACAACTTCAAACCAACGAAGTAGAATCTTATGTCCGGAATAAAGAATCAGGAAAAAAAATCAAGCCGGATAATGAAAGCCGCATTATTTGGGCAAACAACAGTTTGAAAAACAAAACTTCCTATTGTCTGCTTTACCTTCATGGTTTTTCGGCCTCCTGGTACGAAGGAAACCCTGCTCACATTGATTTCGCCCATCGGTATGGCATGAATTTATATCTACCACGCTTGGCTTCGCATGGAATTGACACAACGGAGGCATTAATTGACATGACACCTGATCGCCTTTACGAATCGGCCAAAGAAGCATTGGTGGTGGCACAATCACTGGGTGAGAAAGTGATCCTGATGAGCACCTCAACAGGTGGAACATTAAGTTTGAAGTTAGCCTCCGAATTTCCAGATTTGATTTCGGGACTTATTTTGTATTCACCAAACGTGGCCATAAATAACGGAGCGGCTTTTCTGCTGAGTAAGCCTTGGGGATTGCAAATTGCGCGAAAAGTTTATCATGGTAACTACCGAATTACCAACTCCGATTTTGCATCAGAAGATTGTCGGTACTGGAACTGCAAATACCGGCTGGAAGCAGTGGTTTACCTTCAGCAATTGGTTGAATCGACCATGAGCAAGGAAAATTTTCGGAAAGTTAAAACGCCTGTTTTTTTAGGATATTATTACAAGGACGAGGGAAATCAGGATCAGGTAGTAAAAGTTGATGCTATGCTGAAAATGTACGATGAACTTGGCACGCCAGAGAATCAAAAACGAAAAGTTGCTTTCCCGGAAGCAGGCAACCACCCAATAGCCTGCAAACTGTTTTCAAAATCGTGGCAGGATGTCGAAAAGGCCAGCTTTCAGTTTGCTGAAGAAAAGTTGGGATTGACTGCAATCAAATAA
- the rimO gene encoding 30S ribosomal protein S12 methylthiotransferase RimO, whose translation MKKQKINVVTLGCSKNLVDSEVLLNQLSKDGFEVVHDSNDADSDIVVINTCGFIHDAKEESVNTILQFVDAKGRGDIDKLYVMGCLSERYKTDLEQEVPEVDKFFGKFDLKALVGELKATYRPEFIYERKITTPSHFAYLKISEGCNRVCAFCAIPGMTGKHVSKSMDDLVKEAKYLAKSGVKEILLIAQDLSYYGIDLYGKGMLAELIQKIAEVDGIEWIRLHYLYPTKFPMDILPLFKTVPKLCKYIDIPLQHSSNNVLKHMLRQVTTEETEALLQKIKEEVPGIAIRTTMLIGHPGETKEDFEQLKSFVSKHRFDRLGAFSYSHEEGTYGYKKYSDDIPEDVKQARVEELMGIQQIVSSQLNAERIGQTLKVIIDREDEEFYVGRTEFDSPEVDGEVLISKEVSLKKGQFCEVEITSSEEFDLYGNVV comes from the coding sequence ATGAAGAAGCAAAAAATAAATGTGGTGACTTTGGGTTGCTCAAAGAATCTGGTTGACTCGGAAGTATTACTGAATCAGCTTTCGAAGGATGGTTTCGAAGTGGTTCACGATTCGAATGATGCAGATTCGGATATCGTAGTGATCAATACCTGCGGATTTATTCACGATGCCAAAGAGGAGTCGGTGAATACTATTTTGCAGTTTGTTGATGCCAAAGGTCGCGGCGACATTGATAAATTATATGTGATGGGCTGTCTTTCGGAGCGTTACAAAACCGATTTGGAACAGGAAGTTCCGGAAGTAGATAAGTTTTTCGGAAAGTTCGATTTGAAAGCCTTGGTTGGCGAACTGAAGGCAACTTATCGCCCTGAATTTATTTATGAGCGAAAGATCACAACACCCTCGCATTTTGCTTACCTCAAGATATCTGAAGGATGTAACCGCGTTTGTGCCTTTTGCGCTATTCCGGGAATGACGGGGAAACATGTTTCTAAATCGATGGATGACTTGGTGAAAGAAGCCAAATATCTGGCAAAAAGTGGTGTAAAAGAGATTTTGCTTATTGCCCAGGATTTGTCGTATTACGGCATCGATTTATACGGAAAAGGAATGCTGGCAGAACTGATTCAGAAAATTGCTGAAGTTGATGGAATTGAATGGATTCGACTTCATTACTTATATCCGACCAAGTTCCCGATGGACATTTTGCCGCTGTTTAAGACCGTTCCGAAACTCTGCAAATACATTGATATTCCGCTTCAGCATAGTTCGAATAACGTGCTGAAACACATGTTGCGCCAGGTTACTACTGAAGAAACTGAAGCTTTACTTCAGAAAATTAAGGAAGAAGTTCCCGGAATTGCCATCCGTACAACCATGCTGATCGGCCATCCGGGTGAAACCAAAGAAGATTTTGAACAGCTGAAAAGCTTTGTCAGCAAACATCGGTTCGACCGTTTGGGCGCTTTCTCTTATTCGCACGAAGAAGGAACTTATGGGTACAAGAAATATTCGGACGATATTCCTGAAGATGTAAAACAAGCTCGTGTCGAAGAATTGATGGGCATTCAGCAAATTGTTTCGTCTCAGTTAAATGCCGAAAGAATAGGGCAGACTCTGAAAGTGATCATCGATCGGGAAGACGAAGAATTCTATGTTGGACGTACTGAGTTTGATTCGCCGGAAGTGGATGGCGAAGTGTTGATCAGCAAGGAAGTTTCGCTGAAAAAGGGACAGTTTTGTGAAGTTGAAATTACCAGTTCAGAAGAGTTTGATTTGTACGGGAATGTCGTATAG
- the ftsY gene encoding signal recognition particle-docking protein FtsY, producing the protein MGIFGIFNSKKKESLDQGLAKTKESVFTKISRAIIGKTKVDDEVLDNLEEILISSDVGVETTLKIIERIEKRVSADKYMGTSELNGILKEEIASLLEENNSNDIADFDLPESNEPYVIMVVGVNGVGKTTTIGKLAWHFKAAGKKVVLGAADTFRAAAIDQLQIWADRVQVPLVKQVMGADPASVAYDTLSSAKAQGADVVIIDTAGRLHNKVNLMNELSKIKSVMKKVVPTAPHEVLLVLDGSTGQNAFEQAKQFTKATEVSALALTKLDGTAKGGVVIGISDQFKIPVKYIGIGEKMEDLQIFRRREFVESLFS; encoded by the coding sequence ATGGGTATTTTCGGAATTTTTAACAGCAAGAAAAAAGAAAGCCTTGACCAAGGGCTTGCAAAAACCAAAGAAAGTGTTTTTACAAAGATTAGCCGCGCTATCATTGGGAAAACCAAGGTTGACGATGAAGTGTTGGACAATCTGGAAGAAATTCTGATTTCTTCGGATGTCGGCGTTGAAACGACTCTGAAAATTATCGAACGCATCGAAAAGCGCGTTTCGGCCGATAAATACATGGGAACTTCCGAATTGAATGGTATCTTGAAAGAAGAGATTGCCAGTTTGCTTGAAGAAAATAACAGCAACGATATTGCCGATTTTGACCTTCCTGAAAGCAATGAACCCTATGTAATCATGGTTGTTGGCGTGAATGGTGTTGGTAAAACAACCACTATTGGAAAACTTGCCTGGCATTTTAAAGCAGCCGGTAAAAAAGTAGTTTTAGGTGCAGCTGATACGTTTAGAGCAGCGGCCATCGATCAACTTCAGATTTGGGCCGATCGGGTACAAGTGCCACTTGTTAAGCAGGTGATGGGTGCCGATCCTGCTTCTGTTGCTTACGATACACTTTCATCGGCAAAAGCACAGGGCGCCGATGTGGTGATTATTGATACTGCCGGACGTTTGCACAACAAAGTGAACCTGATGAACGAACTGAGCAAGATTAAATCAGTCATGAAAAAGGTAGTGCCAACTGCGCCTCACGAGGTTTTGCTTGTTCTTGATGGTTCAACCGGACAAAACGCATTTGAACAGGCCAAGCAGTTTACAAAAGCTACCGAGGTTTCCGCTCTGGCACTTACAAAACTCGATGGAACAGCAAAAGGTGGTGTGGTAATTGGCATCTCCGATCAGTTTAAAATTCCGGTTAAATACATTGGTATAGGTGAAAAGATGGAAGATTTACAGATTTTCCGGAGAAGGGAATTTGTTGAATCGCTGTTTAGTTAA
- a CDS encoding DUF4295 domain-containing protein, translating to MAKKVVASLQKGAGKGYAKVVKMVKSEKTGAYTFQEEIVPNENVKDHFKK from the coding sequence ATGGCAAAGAAAGTAGTTGCATCATTACAAAAAGGTGCCGGTAAGGGTTACGCGAAAGTTGTGAAAATGGTAAAATCCGAAAAAACCGGTGCTTATACATTTCAGGAAGAAATTGTTCCTAATGAAAATGTAAAAGATCATTTCAAGAAATAG
- the rpmG gene encoding 50S ribosomal protein L33, whose translation MAKKGNRIQVIMECTEQKTSGVPGTSRYITTKNRKNTPERLEKKKYNPNLKRVTVHREIK comes from the coding sequence ATGGCTAAGAAAGGCAATAGAATTCAGGTAATCATGGAATGTACCGAGCAAAAAACCAGTGGGGTTCCCGGAACTTCAAGGTACATTACTACCAAAAACAGGAAGAATACTCCTGAGCGTTTGGAGAAAAAGAAATACAATCCTAACTTAAAGCGAGTTACTGTACACCGCGAAATTAAATAA
- the rpmB gene encoding 50S ribosomal protein L28 produces the protein MSRVCQITGKKVMVGNNVSHSKRRTKRKFLPNLFKKKFYLPEEDRWISLTVSANGIRTINKNGLNASLNAAKVKGLITTI, from the coding sequence ATGTCAAGAGTTTGTCAAATAACTGGTAAAAAAGTAATGGTGGGAAACAATGTTTCTCATTCAAAACGTAGAACAAAACGGAAGTTCCTTCCTAATTTGTTTAAGAAGAAGTTTTATCTACCTGAAGAAGATCGTTGGATTTCTTTGACTGTTTCAGCCAACGGTATCCGTACAATCAACAAAAACGGGTTGAATGCATCGTTAAACGCTGCGAAGGTAAAAGGTTTAATTACAACTATTTAA